In Halobaculum magnesiiphilum, the following proteins share a genomic window:
- a CDS encoding methyltransferase domain-containing protein: MSSYLLVHADSDREYLRGPGEELQTDLGVLEVPEDVAHGDVLETHLDEAFHVRRLRGPDLFNHFERTGAPMMPRDIGLVVGHTGAQSGDRVLDAGTGTGVLSGYLGRIGAAVTTYEIDPEFAENARANMELGGVSDRVEVRTGDLTEHLDELVAGDPFDLITLDTADAAAVVERAPELLVPGGYVAVYTPFVEDARDTELAAREAGLGDVETLETIQRELTVDERGTRPSTAGVGHTGYLLFARLTAR, translated from the coding sequence GTGAGCTCGTACCTCCTGGTCCACGCCGACTCGGACCGCGAGTACCTCCGCGGCCCCGGCGAGGAACTCCAGACCGACCTCGGCGTGCTGGAGGTCCCGGAGGACGTGGCCCACGGCGACGTGCTGGAGACGCATCTCGACGAGGCGTTCCACGTCCGACGCCTCCGCGGACCGGACCTGTTCAACCACTTCGAGCGCACCGGCGCGCCGATGATGCCCCGCGATATCGGGCTCGTCGTCGGCCACACCGGCGCGCAGTCCGGCGATCGAGTTCTCGACGCCGGCACCGGCACCGGGGTGCTGTCGGGCTACCTCGGGCGGATCGGCGCCGCGGTGACCACCTACGAGATCGACCCGGAGTTCGCGGAGAACGCCCGCGCCAACATGGAGCTGGGCGGCGTGAGCGACCGCGTCGAGGTCCGGACCGGCGACCTGACCGAACACCTTGACGAGCTCGTCGCCGGCGACCCGTTCGATCTGATAACGCTCGACACCGCCGACGCCGCCGCGGTCGTCGAACGCGCACCGGAGCTGCTCGTCCCCGGCGGCTACGTCGCCGTCTACACGCCGTTCGTTGAGGACGCGCGCGACACCGAGCTCGCCGCGCGCGAGGCCGGCCTCGGCGACGTGGAGACGCTGGAGACGATCCAGCGCGAGCTCACCGTCGACGAGCGCGGTACCCGCCCGAGCACCGCGGGGGTCGGTCACACCGGCTATCTGCTGTTCGCTCGCCTGACCGCGCGATAA
- a CDS encoding polyhydroxyalkanoic acid system family protein → MTDRSPRDRSRPTEDVDTDPDAEAVAVGDLRVAVDVEATVDGDRLAVRSVDGRIDVSADSLRTLGRLGSLREAVPDRIGQSIDRVPIGVHVGDVEVGRVDPDVPAGPLARALGVAPVRLDLGGVTAAVLRGRW, encoded by the coding sequence GTGACTGATCGGTCGCCGCGCGATCGATCCCGGCCGACTGAGGACGTCGATACCGACCCCGACGCGGAAGCGGTCGCCGTCGGCGACCTCCGGGTCGCGGTCGACGTCGAGGCGACCGTCGACGGCGACCGACTCGCCGTCCGCTCGGTCGACGGGCGGATCGACGTGTCGGCCGACAGCCTCCGGACGCTCGGACGGCTCGGGTCGCTTCGGGAGGCTGTCCCAGACCGGATCGGACAGTCGATCGACCGGGTCCCGATCGGCGTCCACGTCGGCGACGTGGAGGTCGGCCGCGTCGACCCCGACGTCCCGGCGGGGCCGCTCGCTCGTGCGCTCGGCGTCGCACCCGTTCGACTCGACCTCGGTGGAGTCACCGCCGCGGTACTTCGCGGTCGGTGGTGA
- a CDS encoding transcriptional regulator TbsP domain-containing protein: MTTGSPSALADRALTPAADALVVDSSPTFVRGVVDAVADDVRPDADASPSTSSEQRVRLLCTEESADAAFADFLTVTAAVDAGSTGRLAVRTVPTLDASLTIADGTVRAHVSVDGEATVCAGDDETLCAVAEDAYDERWRDADPYAFDVPGRTTLVESFADRWPDGAETLADLLGAADTLPRTGAFDPVTACTLVGARHELLTMHIGEWAEEIGLSSRTEIARSKSRLVETGLVETEREPVGVGRPRHRLVLAGDGNPEPTGAELLALGRSALCE; the protein is encoded by the coding sequence ATGACGACCGGTTCTCCGTCGGCGCTCGCCGACCGGGCGCTGACTCCGGCCGCCGACGCCCTCGTCGTCGACTCCTCCCCGACGTTCGTTCGTGGGGTTGTCGACGCCGTCGCCGACGACGTTCGCCCCGACGCCGACGCGTCGCCTTCCACGAGCTCGGAGCAGCGGGTTCGGCTGCTGTGCACCGAGGAGTCTGCGGACGCCGCGTTCGCCGACTTCCTGACCGTGACCGCCGCCGTCGACGCGGGATCGACCGGCCGGTTGGCGGTGCGAACGGTCCCGACCCTCGATGCGAGCCTGACGATAGCCGACGGAACCGTCCGCGCGCACGTCTCGGTCGACGGGGAGGCCACGGTGTGCGCCGGCGACGACGAGACGCTGTGTGCGGTCGCCGAGGACGCCTACGACGAACGGTGGCGCGACGCCGATCCGTACGCGTTCGACGTTCCGGGCCGGACGACGCTCGTGGAGTCGTTCGCGGACCGATGGCCGGACGGCGCGGAGACGCTCGCCGACCTGTTGGGTGCGGCCGACACCCTCCCCCGAACCGGCGCGTTCGACCCAGTAACGGCGTGTACGCTCGTCGGCGCGCGCCACGAGCTGTTGACGATGCACATCGGGGAGTGGGCCGAGGAGATCGGTCTCTCCAGCCGCACGGAGATCGCCCGATCGAAGTCGCGCCTCGTCGAGACGGGGCTCGTCGAGACCGAGCGCGAACCGGTCGGCGTCGGCCGTCCACGACACCGGCTCGTGCTCGCCGGCGACGGCAACCCCGAGCCGACGGGCGCGGAGTTGCTCGCGCTCGGACGGTCGGCACTCTGCGAGTGA
- a CDS encoding nascent polypeptide-associated complex protein, producing the protein MFGGGGMNPRKMQQMMKQMGIDVTEIDAEEVVIRTGDEELVFDGAQVTRMDAQGQETYQIVGEPTTRELGAGDDDAAADDGGSDDAGAADAGGVPDEDVRLVATRAGVSEADAREALEDVDGDLAAAISELE; encoded by the coding sequence ATGTTCGGAGGCGGCGGGATGAACCCGCGCAAGATGCAGCAGATGATGAAGCAGATGGGCATCGACGTGACCGAGATCGACGCCGAGGAGGTCGTCATCCGCACGGGCGATGAGGAGCTCGTGTTCGACGGTGCTCAGGTCACGCGCATGGATGCCCAGGGCCAGGAGACCTACCAGATCGTCGGCGAGCCGACGACCCGCGAGCTCGGCGCCGGCGACGACGACGCCGCGGCCGACGACGGCGGTTCGGATGACGCCGGTGCGGCCGATGCCGGCGGCGTCCCCGACGAGGACGTGCGGCTCGTCGCGACCCGCGCGGGCGTGAGCGAGGCGGACGCCCGCGAGGCGCTCGAGGACGTCGACGGCGACCTCGCCGCGGCGATCTCCGAGCTGGAGTGA
- a CDS encoding HalOD1 output domain-containing protein, translated as MSSLVVDRVVAAIADAEGKDPLDLDYALQDYIDADAIHQLAAHDGSSWTLQFEVPNHTVTVTGEGAVLVDGTKERVPSDD; from the coding sequence GTGTCATCACTCGTTGTGGATCGGGTCGTCGCCGCGATAGCAGACGCGGAAGGGAAGGATCCGCTGGACCTCGACTACGCTCTGCAGGACTACATCGACGCCGACGCGATCCACCAGCTGGCGGCTCACGACGGCAGCTCGTGGACACTCCAGTTCGAGGTCCCGAACCACACTGTCACCGTCACGGGTGAAGGAGCGGTGCTGGTCGACGGCACCAAAGAGCGAGTCCCCAGCGACGACTGA
- a CDS encoding creatininase family protein — protein sequence MELAAHTWQELEEYLEETSLALVPVGSTEQHGPHLPESTDHTIAEALAQEAAERGDYLCTPTVNIGVSPHHKQFAGTMWVDAPVFRDYMESLVRNLTYHGIDRVVFVNAHGGNVEHLQEVGRRLYDDEVAYSVEWMWDNSIPDLVDDLFEQNGPHAGPKETSMVWYIEDNVREEKLEEARDGGLVDLEDAETMKHGARTFYDAVDNSGNGGFGDPTDASAEKGKQLFEAASEQLVHLCDWMAAQDAEDLMPASRVAERSE from the coding sequence ATGGAGTTGGCGGCGCACACTTGGCAGGAGTTGGAGGAGTATCTCGAAGAGACGTCGTTGGCGCTGGTCCCCGTCGGTTCGACCGAGCAGCACGGCCCGCACCTCCCTGAGTCGACCGACCACACTATCGCCGAGGCACTTGCGCAGGAGGCGGCAGAGCGGGGAGACTACCTCTGCACGCCGACGGTCAACATCGGTGTCAGCCCTCATCACAAGCAGTTCGCGGGGACGATGTGGGTCGACGCGCCGGTGTTCCGTGACTACATGGAGAGCCTCGTTCGGAATCTGACGTACCACGGGATCGACCGGGTGGTGTTCGTGAACGCTCACGGGGGGAACGTGGAGCATCTGCAGGAAGTGGGACGGCGGCTCTACGACGATGAGGTTGCGTACTCGGTGGAGTGGATGTGGGATAATAGCATCCCAGATCTGGTGGACGACCTCTTCGAGCAGAACGGGCCACACGCTGGTCCGAAGGAGACCTCGATGGTGTGGTACATCGAGGACAACGTTCGAGAGGAGAAGCTGGAGGAGGCGCGCGACGGTGGCCTCGTGGACTTAGAGGATGCCGAGACGATGAAACACGGGGCGCGGACGTTCTACGACGCGGTCGACAACTCGGGGAACGGTGGCTTCGGGGATCCGACCGACGCGTCTGCTGAGAAGGGCAAGCAGCTGTTCGAGGCGGCGAGCGAGCAGCTGGTACATCTGTGTGACTGGATGGCAGCTCAGGATGCGGAGGACTTGATGCCGGCTTCTCGCGTGGCCGAGCGGAGCGAGTAG